One Silene latifolia isolate original U9 population chromosome 4, ASM4854445v1, whole genome shotgun sequence DNA segment encodes these proteins:
- the LOC141651566 gene encoding large ribosomal subunit protein eL15-like, with translation MVAGGYKYVQELWRKKQSDMMRFVLRVRCWEYHQFPSIVRVTRPTRPDKARRLGYKAKQGFVVYRVRVRRGGRKRPVPKGIVYGKPTNQGVTQLKFQRSKRSVAEERAGRKLGGLRVLNSYWINEDSTYKYFEVILVDPAHDVVRNNPRINWICNPVHKHRELRGLTSAGKKYRGLHGRGHLHHKARPSCRATWKRNQTKSMSRYR, from the exons atggtggcag GAGGGTACAAGTACGTGCAGGAGTTATGGAGGAAGAAGCAGTCGGATATGATGCGTTTCGTTTTGAGGGTTCGTTGTTGGGAATACCATCAATTTCCTTCTATTGTCCGTGTCACTCGCCCCACCCGACCCGACAAAGCCCGCCGTCTCGGTTACAAGGCCAAGCAG GGGTTTGTTGTTTACCGTGTTCGTGTAAGGAGGGGTGGTAGGAAGAGGCCAGTTCCCAAGGGTATTGTGTATGGTAAGCCTACCAACCAGGGAGTTACACAGCTGAAATTCCAGCGAAGCAAGAGGTCAGTTGCTGAGGAGCGTGCTGGTCGCAAGCTTGGTGGTCTCAGGGTCCTCAACTCTTACTGGATCAACGAG GATTCCACCTACAAGTACTTCGAAGTGATACTAGTAGACCCGGCTCATGATGTAGTGAGAAACAACCCGAGAATCAACTGGATATGCAACCCAGTTCACAAGCACAGAGAGCTGCGTGGGCTGACTTCAGCTGGAAAGAAATACAGAGGACTACATGGTCGGGGACACCTTCACCACAAAGCTAGACCATCCTGCAGGGCTACCTGGAAGAGGAACCAAACCAAGTCTATGTCCCGTTACCGTTAA
- the LOC141653524 gene encoding formyltetrahydrofolate deformylase 2, mitochondrial-like isoform X1 — protein MNIFRRLSSQQQPNFSKLTKRSFNSCKSPADPSLVHGIHVFHCPDAVGIVAKLSECIASRGGNILGADVFVPENKPIFYSRSDFIFDPSKWPRTQMDADFLKLGAMFSAIKSVVRVPDLDPKYKIAVFASKQDHCLVDLLHAWQDKRLPVDITCVISNHHRDPDSHAMRFLERYQIPYHFLNTSAVNKREEEILDLVQDTDFLILARYMQIFSGNFLKKYGKDIINIHHGLLPSFKGGNPSRQAFDYGVKMIGATAHFVTEELDAGAIIEQIVERVSHRDNFQSFVQKSENLEKQCLAKAIKCYCELRVLPFLENKTVVF, from the exons ATGAATATTTTTCGAAGATTATCATCACAACAACAACCCAACTTCTCTAAATTGACAAAGAGATCCTTCAACTCTTGTAAATCACCTGCAGACCCCTCTCTCGTTCATGGCATCCATGTCTTTCATTGCCCT GATGCAGTTGGGATAGTGGCCAAGTTATCAGAGTGTATTGCTTCAAGGGGTGGAAACATTCTTGGAGCTGATGTTTTTGTGCCTGAAAACAAGCCTATCTTTTATTCCAGAAG TGACTTTATTTTTGATCCATCCAAATGGCCAAGGACGCAAATGGATGCCGACTTCCTCAAACTTGGTGCAATGTTCAGTGCAATAAAATCAGTAGTTCGCGTGCCTGATCTGGATCCAAAATACAAAATTGCAGTTTTTGCTTCTAAGCAG GATCATTGTCTTGTTGATTTGCTACATGCATGGCAAGACAAAAGACTGCCTGTTGATATAACTTGTGTGATAAG CAATCATCATAGAGATCCAGACTCCCATGCGATGCGTTTTCTTGAGCGGTATCAGATTCCATATCATTTTCTAAACACTAGTGCTGTAAACAAAAGGGAAGAGGAGATCCTGGATTTAGTTCAGGATACAGATTTTCTAATACTTGCGAGGTACATGCAG ATATTTTCAGGGAATTTCTTGAAAAAGTATGGAAAGGACATAATTAACATTCATCACGGCCTTTTGCCATCATTCAAGGGTGGGAATCCTTCCAGACAG GCCTTTGATTATGGAGTGAAAATGATTGGTGCTACTGCTCACTTTGTGACCGAAGAACTTGATGCAGGAGCAATCATTGAACAAATA GTTGAGAGAGTTTCCCACAGAGATAACTTCCAGAGCTTTGTTCAGAAGTCGGAAAACCTTGAGAAACAATGTCTTGCCAAGGCGATAAAGTGTTACTGTGAGCTGCGGGTTTTACCTTTCCTGGAGAACAAGACTGTTGTATTCTGA
- the LOC141653524 gene encoding formyltetrahydrofolate deformylase 2, mitochondrial-like isoform X2 → MNIFRRLSSQQQPNFSKLTKRSFNSCKSPADPSLVHGIHVFHCPDAVGIVAKLSECIASRGGNILGADVFVPENKPIFYSRSDFIFDPSKWPRTQMDADFLKLGAMFSAIKSVVRVPDLDPKYKIAVFASKQDHCLVDLLHAWQDKRLPVDITCVISNHHRDPDSHAMRFLERYQIPYHFLNTSAVNKREEEILDLVQDTDFLILARYMQIFSGNFLKKYGKDIINIHHGLLPSFKGGNPSRQAFDYGVKMIGATAHFVTEELDAGAIIEQIVCL, encoded by the exons ATGAATATTTTTCGAAGATTATCATCACAACAACAACCCAACTTCTCTAAATTGACAAAGAGATCCTTCAACTCTTGTAAATCACCTGCAGACCCCTCTCTCGTTCATGGCATCCATGTCTTTCATTGCCCT GATGCAGTTGGGATAGTGGCCAAGTTATCAGAGTGTATTGCTTCAAGGGGTGGAAACATTCTTGGAGCTGATGTTTTTGTGCCTGAAAACAAGCCTATCTTTTATTCCAGAAG TGACTTTATTTTTGATCCATCCAAATGGCCAAGGACGCAAATGGATGCCGACTTCCTCAAACTTGGTGCAATGTTCAGTGCAATAAAATCAGTAGTTCGCGTGCCTGATCTGGATCCAAAATACAAAATTGCAGTTTTTGCTTCTAAGCAG GATCATTGTCTTGTTGATTTGCTACATGCATGGCAAGACAAAAGACTGCCTGTTGATATAACTTGTGTGATAAG CAATCATCATAGAGATCCAGACTCCCATGCGATGCGTTTTCTTGAGCGGTATCAGATTCCATATCATTTTCTAAACACTAGTGCTGTAAACAAAAGGGAAGAGGAGATCCTGGATTTAGTTCAGGATACAGATTTTCTAATACTTGCGAGGTACATGCAG ATATTTTCAGGGAATTTCTTGAAAAAGTATGGAAAGGACATAATTAACATTCATCACGGCCTTTTGCCATCATTCAAGGGTGGGAATCCTTCCAGACAG GCCTTTGATTATGGAGTGAAAATGATTGGTGCTACTGCTCACTTTGTGACCGAAGAACTTGATGCAGGAGCAATCATTGAACAAATAGTATGCCTTTAA
- the LOC141653526 gene encoding E3 ubiquitin ligase PQT3-like — MKDAVFTSKCCYRSFCDKCIRDCIISKSMCYCKAENILADDLLPNTTVRDTINRILESGNSSTITDNGGSFVHVEDMESAPCLPPKLPSPTQSDVSNVDQSTPSKVEELNVKESVEVTKDTLVSTRAKEHVLQNDAFAVEEAQKKPPAGHARSDMDVEPGVDEHMGPSNFKPYSQGRQRPQDDYMGRFSGNMHCNMSYHLVPQNFGYPPLIPSHPPWSQRDVAANFSDHCHRERERSRERDSVERDQDSNQERRHKSIHHRQSDRDHGHYHCRIKC, encoded by the exons ATGAAAGATGCTGTATTTACTAGCAAATGTTGTTACAGGAGTTTTTGTGACAAAT GTATCAGAGACTGCATCATTTCTAAGTCTATGTGCTACTGCAAGGCAGAAAATATACTCGCCGATGATCTTTTGCCTAATACAACTGTTAGGGACACAATTAACCGTATCTTGGAGTCTGGTAATAGCAGTACAATTACAGATAATGGTGGGAGTTTTGTCCATGTCGAAG ATATGGAGTCTGCTCCCTGTCTTCCACCTAAGTTGCCATCACCTACTCAATCTGATGTCTCAAATGTGGACCAAAGCACCCCTTCAAAAGTTGAAGAATTAAACGTAAAGGAAAGTGTGGAAGTGACTAAAGATACACTTGTGTCGACAAGGGCGAAGGAGCATGTATTACAAAACGATGCTTTTGCTGTTGAAGAAGCTCAAAAAAAGCCACCTGCTGGTCATGCAAGATCAGACATGGATGTAGAGCCAGGTGTGGATGAACATATGGGCCCTTCCAACTTTAAGCCTTATTCGCAGGGACGGCAGCGTCCGCAGGATGATTATATGGGGCGTTTTAGTGGTAACATGCACTGCAATATGAGCTATCATCTAGTGCCTCAGAATTTCGGGTATCCCCCATTGATTCCTTCTCATCCTCCTTGGAGCCAGAG GGATGTTGCTGCAAATTTTTCTGATCATTGTCACCGTGAGAGGGAGAGGTCAAGAGAGAGAGACTCCGTGGAGCGTGATCAGGACTCAAACCAGGAACGTCGCCATAAAAGCATCCACCACCGTCAGTCTGACAGGGACCATGGTCATTATCACTGTAGAATTAAGTGCTGA
- the LOC141653525 gene encoding 3-isopropylmalate dehydratase small subunit 1-like → MATSISPHLRILSSSNPTFFSPQNPSIFHFNSSSITFPSTKKSHNLTLSKTSIRSTSPVSASASDSSTTSPTFHGLCYVVGDNIDTDQIIPAEYLTLVPSNPDEYRKLGSFALIGLPDTYPIRFVDEGSFESKYSIIIAGDNFGCGSSREHAPVALGAAGTKAVVAESYARIFFRNSVSTGEIYPIESEVRICEEFTTGDVATVELGENKLINHTTGKEYLLKPIGDAGPVVEAGGIFAFARKSGMIAAAAVDS, encoded by the coding sequence ATGGCGACCTCCATCTCACCACACCTCCGCATCCTCTCCTCTTCAAACCCCACCTTCTTCTCTCCCCAAAACCCCTCCATTTTCCACTTTAACTCTTCCTCCATCACCTTCCCCTCAACCAAAAAATCCCACAATCTAACCCTCTCCAAAACCTCAATCAGGTCAACTTCACCCGTCTCCGCTTCGGCTTCAGATTCTTCCACAACTTCCCCAACATTCCACGGTCTCTGCTACGTCGTCGGCGACAACATCGACACAGATCAAATCATCCCAGCAGAATACCTAACCCTTGTCCCCTCAAACCCGGACGAGTATCGCAAACTCGGCTCCTTCGCCCTTATCGGTCTCCCCGACACATACCCAATTCGCTTTGTGGACGAGGGAAGTTTCGAGTCCAAGTACTCCATCATCATTGCTGGTGACAATTTCGGGTGTGGGTCGTCTAGGGAGCATGCCCCGGTTGCGCTTGGCGCAGCCGGGACTAAAGCTGTTGTGGCGGAGTCGTATGCTAGGATATTTTTCAGGAACTCGGTGTCGACCGGAGAGATTTATCCGATTGAGTCTGAGGTTAGGATTTGTGAGGAGTTTACGACTGGGGATGTCGCCACGGTTGAGCTTGGGGAGAATAAGTTGATTAATCATACTACTGGGAAAGAGTATTTGTTGAAACCTATTGGTGATGCTGGTCCTGTTGTTGAAGCTGGTGGGATTTTCGCTTTTGCTCGAAAATCTGGCAtgattgctgctgctgctgttgactCTTAA